A genomic stretch from Caloenas nicobarica isolate bCalNic1 chromosome 3, bCalNic1.hap1, whole genome shotgun sequence includes:
- the LOC135987670 gene encoding opsin-5-like, which yields MSVQLSPQAPWRNNNISFLSREAAVTEQGETIIGFYLLALGWLSWFGNSIVIFVLYKQRHLLQPTDYLTFNLAVSDASISVFGYSRGIIEIFNVFRDDGFIITSIWTCQVDGFLTLLFGLASINTLTVISVTRYIKGCHPERGHCISNSSMTVALLLIWIAAFFWSAAPLLGWGSYTDRMYGTCEIDWAKANFSTIYKSYIVSIFICCFFLPVTVMVFSYVSIINTVKLSHALTGLGDPTDRQRRMERDVTRVSIVICTAFIIAWSPYAVISIWSAYGHPVPNLTSVLASLFAKSASFYNPIIYFGMSSKFRRDIFILFHCAKEVKDPVKLKRFKNLKQKQQEPSQKEEKYAGEMHPAPSPDSGVGSPTNTPPPANREVYFGILDTPSNNPDIECDRL from the exons gttggCTGTCTTGGTTTGGAAACAGCATTGTGATTTTTGTCCTGTATAAACAAAGACATCTTCTGCAGCCCACTGACTACCTCACATTTAACTTGGCAGTATCAGATGCTAGTATCTCTGTGTTTGGTTATTCACGGGGGATCATTGAAATCTTCAATGTCTTCAGAGATGATGGATTCATTATCACATCAATATGGACTTGCCAG gtcGATGGCTTCCTGACACTTCTCTTTGGCCTGGCTAGCATTAATACCCTCACAGTAATCAGTGTGACTCGCTACATCAAAGGCTGCCATCCTGAGAGAG GTCACTGCATCAGCAACAGCAGTATGACGGTGGCTCTGCTTCTCATTTGGATAGCAGCTTTCTTCTGGTCAGCAGCTCCATTGCTTGGCTGGGGCAGTTATACAG atCGTATGTATGGCACTTGTGAGATAGACTGGGCAAAAGCCAACTTCTCGACAATTTACAAGTCCTACATTGTCTCCATTTTTATCTGCTGTTTTTTCCTACCTGTAACAGTCATGGTCTTCTCATATGTGTCAATTATCAATACTGTCAAGCTAAGCCATGCATTAACAGGACTGGGTGACcccacagacagacagaggaGAATGGAGCGGGACGTCACCAGG GTTTCTATTGTCATTTGCACAGCCTTCATTATTGCATGGTCACCATATGCTGTCATCTCTATATGGTCTGCCTATGGTCACCCTGTGCCCAATCTTACCAGCGTCCTTGCCAGTTTGTTTGCTAAGTCTGCCAGCTTCTACAATCCCATTATCTACTTTGGAATGAGCTCCAAATTTCGGAGGGACATTTTCATCCTGTTCCATTGTGCCAAGGAAGTCAAGGACCCTGTGAAGCTCAAACGTTTCAAAAACCTCAAGCAAAAACAACAAGAACCTTCTCAGAAAGAAGAGAAGTATGCAGGAGAAATGCACCCTGCACCAAGCCCTGATTCTGGGGTGGGAAGTCCAACCAATACCCCACCTCCAGCAAACAGAGAAGTGTATTTTGGTATTCTTGATACACCGTCTAATAACCCTGATATTGAATGTGATAGACTGTAA